A region of Leclercia adecarboxylata DNA encodes the following proteins:
- a CDS encoding DUF3748 domain-containing protein: MKQITFAPRNHQLTNTRTWSADSQWLAFDVRPSGASFTGETIERVNVKTGEVEVIYRASNGAHVGVVTVHPTDNKYVFIHGPQHPDAHWQYDFHHRQGVIAAHGQVSNLDAMDITAPFTPGALRGGSHVHVYSPDGQFVSFTYNDHVLHERDPKLDLRNVGVAAPFGPVTPAGHHPREYAGTHWSVLVSSTTPVPQPGSDEINRAYEEGWVGNSRLAFIGDTLSTSGDKVPELFIVDLPKDEQGWKQAGETPLQGTADRMPAPPAGVMQRRLTFTHDSRYPGLVNVPRHWVRSNTQATQIAFLMRDDNGVVQLWLIAPEGGEPRQLTHNASDIQSAFNWHPAGHSLGFVLEDRIATCDAASGAVTFLTSDHGNPPSGDAVVYSPDGHTIAWMEETDGFRQLWVTETGR; encoded by the coding sequence ATGAAACAAATCACTTTCGCACCCCGCAACCATCAGCTCACCAACACCCGCACCTGGAGTGCAGACAGCCAGTGGCTGGCCTTTGACGTCCGTCCTTCCGGGGCGTCATTTACCGGCGAAACCATTGAGCGGGTTAATGTTAAAACCGGCGAAGTCGAGGTGATTTATCGCGCCAGCAACGGCGCCCATGTGGGGGTTGTCACTGTCCATCCAACGGACAATAAGTATGTTTTCATCCACGGCCCCCAGCATCCGGATGCCCACTGGCAGTACGATTTTCACCACCGCCAGGGGGTGATTGCAGCGCACGGGCAGGTGAGCAATCTCGATGCGATGGATATCACCGCGCCCTTTACCCCCGGCGCGCTGCGCGGCGGCAGCCATGTCCATGTGTACAGCCCGGACGGGCAGTTCGTCAGCTTTACCTATAACGACCATGTGCTGCATGAGCGCGATCCGAAGCTGGATTTACGCAACGTGGGGGTGGCCGCGCCTTTTGGTCCGGTGACGCCTGCGGGCCACCATCCGCGAGAATATGCCGGAACGCACTGGAGCGTGCTGGTCAGCAGCACCACGCCTGTGCCGCAGCCGGGCAGCGATGAGATAAACCGCGCCTATGAGGAAGGCTGGGTGGGTAACAGCCGTCTGGCCTTTATCGGCGATACCCTTTCCACCAGCGGCGACAAAGTGCCAGAGCTGTTTATCGTCGATCTGCCAAAAGACGAACAGGGCTGGAAACAGGCGGGCGAGACACCGCTTCAGGGCACAGCGGATCGTATGCCCGCTCCCCCTGCCGGGGTGATGCAGCGCCGGTTAACCTTTACCCACGACAGCCGCTATCCGGGGCTGGTGAACGTGCCGCGCCACTGGGTGCGCAGCAATACGCAGGCGACGCAAATCGCGTTTCTGATGCGGGATGATAACGGCGTGGTGCAGCTGTGGCTGATTGCGCCAGAAGGGGGAGAGCCCCGTCAGCTCACCCATAACGCAAGTGATATCCAGTCGGCCTTTAACTGGCATCCGGCGGGTCATTCGCTGGGGTTTGTGCTGGAAGATCGCATTGCGACCTGTGATGCGGCGTCCGGCGCGGTGACGTTTTTGACGTCCGATCACGGCAATCCGCCGTCGGGCGATGCGGTGGTTTACTCCCCGGACGGGCACACCATTGCCTGGATGGAAGAGACAGACGGTTTCCGGCAGCTGTGGGTAACAGAGACCGGACGCTAA
- the ibpA gene encoding small heat shock chaperone IbpA: MRNFDLSPLYRSAIGFDRLFSHLENNQSQSNGYPPYNVELVDENHYRIAIAVAGFAESELEITAQDNLLVVKGAHAGEQKERTYLYQGIAERNFERKFQLAENIHVHGANLVNGLLYIDLERVIPEAKKPRRIEIN; the protein is encoded by the coding sequence ATGCGTAACTTTGATCTTTCTCCGCTTTATCGTTCAGCCATTGGTTTCGACCGTCTGTTCAGTCATTTAGAAAACAACCAAAGCCAGAGCAATGGCTACCCTCCATACAATGTTGAGCTGGTTGATGAAAACCACTACCGCATTGCGATTGCCGTGGCCGGTTTCGCGGAAAGCGAACTGGAGATCACCGCCCAGGACAACCTGCTGGTGGTGAAAGGCGCGCATGCGGGCGAGCAGAAAGAACGTACCTACCTGTATCAGGGCATCGCGGAACGTAACTTTGAACGTAAGTTCCAGTTAGCTGAGAACATTCACGTTCACGGCGCGAACCTGGTTAACGGCCTGCTGTATATCGATCTGGAACGTGTGATTCCGGAAGCGAAAAAACCGCGCCGTATCGAAATTAATTAA
- a CDS encoding MFS transporter translates to MVSGFAMPKIWRQIAMDIPVTATKTGRRRYLTLIMIFITVVICYVDRANLAVASAHIQEEFGITKAEMGYVFSAFAWLYTLCQIPGGWFLDRVGSRLTYFIAIFGWSVATLFQGFATGLMSLIGLRAITGIFEAPAFPTNNRMVTSWFPEHERASAVGFYTSGQFVGLAFLTPLLIWIQELLSWHWVFIVTGGIGIIWSFIWIKVYQPPRLTKSISKAELDYIRDGGGLVDGDAPVKKEARQPLTKADWKLVFHRKLVGVYLGQFAVTSTLWFFLTWFPNYLTQEKGITALKAGFMTTVPFLAAFFGVLLSGWLADKLVKKGYSLGVARKTPIICGLLISTCIMGANYTNDPVWIMTLMAVAFFGNGFASITWSLVSSLAPMRLIGLTGGVFNFVGGLGGITVPLVIGYLAQDYGFGPALVYISAVALIGALSYILLVGDVKRVG, encoded by the coding sequence ATGGTGAGCGGCTTCGCTATGCCCAAAATCTGGAGACAGATTGCGATGGATATTCCAGTTACAGCTACCAAAACCGGGCGTCGCCGTTACCTGACGCTGATTATGATCTTTATTACCGTGGTCATCTGCTATGTCGACCGTGCCAACCTCGCCGTGGCATCGGCCCATATTCAGGAAGAGTTCGGTATTACCAAAGCGGAGATGGGCTACGTCTTCTCGGCGTTTGCCTGGCTCTATACGCTGTGCCAGATCCCGGGCGGCTGGTTCCTCGACCGCGTCGGCTCGCGCCTGACCTACTTTATCGCCATTTTCGGCTGGTCCGTGGCGACCCTGTTCCAGGGGTTTGCTACCGGCTTAATGTCGCTGATTGGCCTGCGCGCCATCACCGGGATTTTTGAGGCACCGGCGTTCCCGACCAATAACCGCATGGTGACCAGCTGGTTCCCGGAACATGAGCGCGCCTCTGCCGTCGGGTTCTATACCTCCGGCCAGTTTGTGGGCCTCGCGTTCCTGACCCCGCTGCTGATCTGGATCCAGGAGCTGCTGAGCTGGCACTGGGTGTTTATCGTCACCGGTGGGATCGGCATCATCTGGTCGTTTATCTGGATTAAGGTCTATCAGCCGCCCCGTCTGACCAAAAGCATCAGCAAAGCCGAGCTGGATTACATCCGCGACGGCGGCGGCCTGGTAGATGGCGATGCGCCGGTGAAAAAAGAGGCGCGTCAGCCGCTGACCAAAGCTGACTGGAAGCTGGTGTTCCACCGTAAGCTGGTGGGCGTGTACCTGGGCCAGTTCGCCGTGACCTCCACGCTGTGGTTCTTCCTCACCTGGTTCCCGAACTATCTGACCCAGGAGAAAGGCATCACCGCGCTGAAGGCGGGCTTCATGACCACCGTGCCGTTCCTGGCGGCCTTCTTTGGCGTGCTGCTCTCCGGCTGGCTGGCGGACAAGCTGGTGAAAAAAGGTTACTCCCTCGGCGTGGCGCGTAAAACGCCGATCATCTGCGGGCTGCTGATCTCCACCTGCATCATGGGCGCAAACTACACCAACGATCCGGTGTGGATTATGACCCTGATGGCGGTCGCCTTCTTTGGTAATGGCTTTGCCTCTATTACCTGGTCGCTGGTGTCGTCCCTGGCGCCGATGCGTCTGATCGGCCTGACCGGTGGCGTGTTTAACTTCGTTGGCGGCCTGGGCGGGATCACCGTTCCGCTGGTGATTGGCTATCTGGCGCAGGACTATGGTTTCGGTCCGGCGCTGGTCTATATCTCTGCGGTAGCCCTGATCGGCGCGCTCTCCTACATCCTGCTGGTGGGCGACGTGAAACGGGTAGGCTAA
- the ibpB gene encoding small heat shock chaperone IbpB encodes MRNYDLSPLLRQWIGFDKLASALQSTTESQTFPPYNIEKSDDNHYRITLAVAGFSQQNLDIQLEGTRLTVKGTPEKPETETKWLHQGLVTQPFSLSFTLAEHMEVTGATFTNGLLHIDITRNVPDEVAPQRIAISERPALNS; translated from the coding sequence ATGCGTAATTACGATTTATCCCCGCTGCTGCGTCAGTGGATCGGTTTTGACAAACTGGCCTCCGCGCTGCAAAGCACCACCGAAAGCCAGACCTTCCCGCCGTATAACATTGAAAAGAGCGACGATAACCACTATCGCATTACGCTCGCGGTGGCCGGCTTCAGCCAGCAAAACCTCGATATTCAGCTGGAAGGCACGCGCCTGACGGTGAAAGGCACTCCGGAAAAACCGGAAACCGAAACCAAATGGCTGCACCAGGGGCTGGTGACCCAGCCGTTTAGCCTGAGCTTTACCCTTGCTGAACATATGGAAGTGACGGGCGCCACCTTCACCAACGGGCTGCTGCATATCGATATCACCCGTAACGTGCCGGATGAGGTTGCTCCGCAGCGGATCGCCATCAGCGAACGCCCGGCGTTGAACAGTTAA
- a CDS encoding 2-dehydro-3-deoxygalactonokinase has protein sequence MTSRYIAIDWGSTNLRAWLYQGEQCLESRQSEAGVTRLNGRSPEAVLAEVTQNWRDSATPVVMAGMVGSNVGWKVAPYLPVPAHFSAIGEQLTSVGDNIWIVPGLCVSRDDNHNVMRGEETQLLGARTLSPSSVYVMPGTHCKWVQADTEQIVDFRTVMTGELHHLLLKHSLVGAGLPEQSASPEAFAAGLERGIASPAVLPQLFEVRASHVLGNLPREQVSEFLSGLLIGAEVATLSEQFAGQQAITLVAGSSLTARYRQAFHAIGRDVQAVEGDTAFQAGIRSIAHAVAN, from the coding sequence ATGACATCTCGCTACATCGCAATTGACTGGGGATCGACCAATCTGCGCGCCTGGCTGTACCAGGGCGAGCAGTGCCTGGAGAGCAGGCAATCAGAAGCAGGCGTCACGCGCCTGAACGGCAGATCCCCTGAAGCGGTGTTAGCAGAGGTGACACAAAACTGGCGCGACAGCGCCACGCCGGTGGTGATGGCGGGGATGGTTGGCAGCAACGTGGGCTGGAAGGTTGCTCCTTATCTGCCGGTTCCTGCCCATTTCTCTGCCATTGGCGAACAGTTAACGTCCGTTGGCGACAATATCTGGATCGTGCCAGGGCTGTGTGTCTCCCGCGACGATAACCACAACGTGATGCGCGGCGAAGAGACCCAGCTACTCGGCGCACGCACGCTCTCTCCTTCTTCTGTCTACGTCATGCCCGGTACACACTGCAAATGGGTGCAGGCCGATACTGAGCAGATCGTTGATTTTCGCACCGTGATGACCGGCGAACTGCACCATTTGCTGCTTAAGCACTCGCTGGTGGGTGCCGGTCTGCCGGAGCAGTCAGCCTCACCGGAAGCATTTGCCGCCGGGCTTGAGCGCGGGATCGCATCCCCTGCCGTTTTGCCGCAGCTTTTTGAGGTTCGCGCCTCGCACGTGCTGGGAAACCTTCCCCGCGAGCAGGTGAGCGAATTTTTATCGGGCCTGCTGATTGGCGCAGAAGTCGCCACCCTGAGCGAGCAGTTCGCCGGGCAGCAGGCCATCACCCTCGTCGCGGGTTCATCGCTGACCGCACGCTACCGCCAGGCGTTCCACGCCATCGGCCGGGACGTGCAGGCGGTGGAGGGCGACACGGCATTTCAGGCTGGTATAAGGAGCATCGCTCATGCAGTGGCAAACTAA
- a CDS encoding putative transporter, whose amino-acid sequence MSDIALTVSILALVAVVGLWIGNVKIRGVGFGIGGVLFGGIFVGHFADQLGITLSAEMLHFIQEFGLILFVYTIGIQVGPGFFASLRVSGLRLNLFAMGIVVMGGLVTALLHKLFAIPLPVVLGIFSGAVTNTPALGAGQQILRDLGIAPDIVDQMGMSYAMAYPFGICGILLTMWLMRIFFRVDVEQEAREHESTLTQGQALIKTINIRVENPNLNNMPIQDVPILNSANIICSRLKREETLMVPLPGTVIQTGDLLHLVGQPADLHNAQLVIGQEVDTSLSTRGTDMRVERVVVTNEKVLGKKIRELQVKERYDVVISRLNRAGIELVASPDASLQFGDILNLVGRPASIDAVANMVGNAQQKLQQVQMLPVFIGIGLGVLLGSIPLYVPGFPVALKLGLAGGPLIMALILGRIGCVGKLYWFMPPSANLALRELGIVLFLAVVGLKSGGDFVETLARGDGVSWIGYGILITAVPLITMGLLARLLAKMNYLTLCGMLAGSMTDPPALAFANNLHATSGAAALSYATVYPLVMFMRIITPQLLAVLFWGMG is encoded by the coding sequence ATGAGTGATATAGCGTTAACTGTCAGTATTCTGGCGTTGGTTGCGGTGGTCGGGCTGTGGATAGGCAATGTCAAAATCCGGGGCGTCGGCTTTGGCATTGGCGGCGTGCTGTTTGGCGGAATTTTTGTCGGCCACTTTGCCGACCAGTTGGGCATCACGCTCAGCGCGGAAATGCTGCACTTCATTCAGGAATTTGGCCTGATCCTCTTCGTTTACACCATCGGCATTCAGGTCGGGCCCGGCTTTTTCGCCTCGCTTCGCGTCTCCGGCCTGCGCCTGAACCTTTTCGCGATGGGCATTGTGGTGATGGGCGGGCTGGTCACCGCCCTGCTGCACAAACTCTTCGCCATCCCGCTCCCGGTGGTGCTTGGCATCTTCTCCGGGGCGGTAACCAACACGCCCGCGCTGGGTGCCGGGCAGCAAATCCTGCGCGATCTGGGCATCGCGCCCGACATTGTGGATCAGATGGGCATGAGCTACGCCATGGCCTACCCGTTCGGCATCTGCGGCATCCTGCTCACCATGTGGCTGATGCGCATCTTCTTTCGCGTGGACGTCGAGCAGGAAGCCCGGGAACACGAATCTACTCTCACCCAGGGACAGGCGCTGATTAAGACCATCAACATCCGCGTTGAAAACCCCAATCTGAACAACATGCCGATCCAGGATGTGCCGATCCTCAACAGCGCCAACATTATCTGCTCGCGGCTGAAGCGGGAGGAGACGCTGATGGTGCCCCTGCCCGGCACGGTGATCCAGACGGGAGACCTGCTGCACCTGGTGGGGCAGCCGGCAGACCTGCACAATGCACAGCTGGTAATTGGTCAGGAGGTCGATACCTCGCTTTCCACCCGCGGCACCGATATGCGCGTCGAGCGCGTAGTGGTCACCAATGAGAAGGTTTTAGGCAAGAAAATCCGCGAACTGCAGGTAAAAGAGCGTTATGACGTGGTGATCTCCCGCCTGAACCGCGCCGGGATCGAGCTGGTGGCAAGCCCGGATGCCAGCCTGCAGTTTGGCGACATTCTCAACCTCGTCGGACGCCCGGCCTCCATCGACGCCGTCGCCAATATGGTGGGCAACGCGCAACAAAAACTGCAGCAGGTGCAGATGCTGCCGGTGTTTATCGGCATCGGGCTCGGCGTCCTGCTCGGCTCCATCCCGCTCTACGTGCCCGGATTCCCGGTGGCGCTCAAGCTGGGGCTGGCTGGCGGACCGCTGATTATGGCGCTGATCCTCGGACGTATCGGCTGCGTGGGTAAGCTCTACTGGTTTATGCCCCCGAGCGCTAACCTTGCCCTGCGCGAGCTGGGGATTGTGCTGTTTCTGGCGGTGGTGGGGCTCAAATCGGGCGGCGATTTTGTCGAGACGCTGGCCCGCGGCGACGGGGTGAGCTGGATTGGCTACGGTATCCTCATTACCGCCGTCCCGCTGATCACCATGGGGCTTCTGGCGCGGCTGCTCGCGAAGATGAACTACCTGACCCTGTGCGGCATGCTGGCCG
- a CDS encoding YceK/YidQ family lipoprotein produces MMKNVLIKLTTFSTVVLLCGCSSVMSHTGGKEGTYPGTRASANMLADDDTNWGTKSLVVLDMPFTAVVDTLLLPWDFFRTDSSVRSRVEQSEQETLATNAVIPPAGMPAR; encoded by the coding sequence ATGATGAAAAATGTTCTGATAAAGCTGACGACGTTCAGTACGGTGGTTTTACTTTGCGGGTGTTCGAGCGTGATGTCTCACACCGGCGGTAAAGAAGGAACCTATCCCGGGACCCGAGCCAGCGCGAACATGCTGGCCGATGACGACACCAACTGGGGCACCAAATCCCTGGTAGTGCTGGATATGCCGTTTACGGCGGTTGTTGATACCCTGCTGCTGCCGTGGGACTTCTTCCGTACCGATAGTTCCGTTCGTTCCCGCGTGGAGCAGAGCGAGCAGGAGACGCTGGCGACCAACGCCGTGATCCCGCCCGCCGGAATGCCCGCGCGCTGA
- a CDS encoding 2-dehydro-3-deoxy-6-phosphogalactonate aldolase has protein sequence MQWQTNLPLIAILRGITPDEALAHVGAVIDAGFDAVEIPLNSPEWEKSIPAVVDAYGDRALIGAGTVLKPEQVDRLAKMGCRLIVTPNINPEVIRRAVGYGMTVCPGCATATEAFTALDAGAQSLKIFPSSAFGPDYIKALKAVLPASVPVFAVGGVTPENLARWMKAGCVGAGLGSDLYRAGQSVERTAQQAAAFVKAYREAMQ, from the coding sequence ATGCAGTGGCAAACTAATCTTCCCCTTATCGCGATCCTGCGCGGCATCACCCCTGACGAGGCCTTAGCCCACGTTGGCGCGGTGATTGACGCCGGATTCGACGCGGTGGAAATCCCGCTCAACTCCCCGGAGTGGGAAAAAAGCATTCCGGCGGTTGTGGACGCGTATGGCGACAGAGCGCTGATCGGCGCGGGCACCGTGCTGAAACCGGAGCAGGTGGACCGCCTGGCGAAGATGGGCTGCAGGCTTATCGTCACGCCTAATATCAACCCTGAGGTGATCCGCCGCGCGGTGGGCTACGGCATGACCGTCTGCCCGGGATGCGCCACGGCGACAGAGGCCTTTACTGCCCTCGATGCGGGCGCGCAGTCGCTGAAAATTTTCCCGTCGTCGGCCTTTGGCCCGGATTACATCAAAGCGCTGAAAGCGGTGTTACCCGCCAGCGTACCAGTCTTTGCCGTGGGCGGCGTCACGCCAGAAAACCTGGCCCGGTGGATGAAAGCCGGCTGTGTGGGCGCGGGCCTTGGCAGCGATCTCTATCGCGCCGGGCAGTCCGTTGAACGTACCGCGCAGCAGGCGGCAGCATTTGTAAAAGCGTATCGAGAGGCAATGCAATGA
- the dgoD gene encoding galactonate dehydratase, giving the protein MKITKLTTYRLPPRWMFLKIETDEGVVGWGEPVIEGRARTVEAAVHELGEYLIGQDPARINDLWQVMYRAGFYRGGPILMSAIAGIDQALWDIKGKVLNAPVWQLMGGLVRDKIKAYSWVGGDRPAEVIDGINKLRGIGFDTFKLNGCEEMGVIDNSRAVDRAVNTVAQIREAFGNEIEFGLDFHGRVSAPMAKVLIKELEQYRPLFIEEPVLAEQAEYYPKLAEQTHIPIAAGERMFSRFEFKRVLEAGGIAILQPDLSHAGGITECYKIAGMAEAYDVALAPHCPLGPIALAACLHVDFVSRNAVFQEQSMGIHYNKGAELLDFVKNKEDFNMEGGFFRPLTKPGLGVDIDEAKVIELSKNAPDWRNPLWRHEDGSVAEW; this is encoded by the coding sequence ATGAAAATAACCAAACTCACCACCTACCGTTTACCGCCGCGTTGGATGTTCCTGAAAATCGAAACCGACGAAGGGGTGGTTGGCTGGGGCGAGCCGGTGATTGAGGGCCGCGCGCGCACCGTGGAAGCGGCGGTGCATGAGCTGGGCGAATACCTGATTGGTCAGGATCCGGCGCGCATTAACGACCTGTGGCAGGTGATGTACCGTGCGGGCTTCTACCGCGGCGGCCCGATCCTGATGAGCGCCATCGCCGGTATCGACCAGGCGCTGTGGGACATTAAAGGCAAAGTGCTGAATGCCCCGGTCTGGCAGCTGATGGGTGGCCTGGTACGCGACAAGATTAAAGCCTACAGCTGGGTGGGCGGTGACCGTCCGGCAGAGGTGATCGACGGTATCAACAAGCTGCGCGGCATCGGTTTCGACACCTTCAAGCTCAACGGCTGCGAAGAGATGGGCGTTATCGACAATTCGCGGGCGGTGGATCGGGCGGTGAATACCGTAGCGCAAATCCGCGAAGCCTTCGGCAATGAGATTGAGTTTGGACTCGATTTCCACGGTCGCGTCAGCGCGCCGATGGCGAAAGTGCTGATCAAAGAGCTGGAGCAGTATCGGCCGCTGTTTATCGAGGAGCCGGTGCTGGCCGAGCAGGCCGAGTACTATCCGAAACTGGCGGAACAGACCCATATTCCTATCGCAGCGGGTGAACGTATGTTCTCGCGCTTCGAGTTCAAACGCGTACTGGAAGCGGGCGGGATTGCCATCCTGCAGCCGGATCTCTCCCACGCGGGCGGCATCACCGAATGCTACAAAATTGCCGGGATGGCAGAAGCCTATGACGTGGCGCTGGCGCCGCACTGCCCGCTGGGCCCGATTGCGCTGGCAGCCTGTCTGCACGTGGACTTTGTCTCGCGCAACGCGGTGTTCCAGGAGCAGAGCATGGGCATTCACTACAACAAGGGCGCGGAGCTGCTCGACTTTGTGAAGAACAAAGAAGATTTCAACATGGAGGGCGGTTTCTTTAGACCGTTAACGAAGCCGGGCCTTGGCGTGGACATCGACGAAGCCAAAGTCATTGAGCTGAGTAAAAATGCGCCGGACTGGCGTAACCCTTTATGGCGTCATGAAGACGGCTCCGTAGCCGAGTGGTAA